A genomic window from Thermosinus carboxydivorans Nor1 includes:
- a CDS encoding IclR family transcriptional regulator domain-containing protein gives MEELNKETGETIHLGVLNDDSLIYVAKLESTQAVRIISRIGKTAPLYCTGLGKAMLAIFSDEELERYLAKTRFEKYTAVLLSRFRPTENCAGPLA, from the coding sequence TTGGAAGAATTGAACAAAGAAACCGGGGAAACGATTCATTTGGGCGTATTAAATGACGATAGCCTGATTTATGTGGCAAAACTTGAAAGCACGCAAGCCGTGCGAATCATATCACGCATCGGAAAGACGGCCCCGCTTTATTGCACAGGCCTGGGCAAAGCCATGTTGGCTATTTTTTCCGATGAAGAGTTGGAGCGCTATTTAGCCAAAACCAGGTTTGAAAAATATACTGCTGTATTGCTGTCTCGCTTTCGACCAACGGAAAACTGTGCGGGGCCATTAGCGTAA
- a CDS encoding ABC transporter permease, which translates to MGTAGGILLALFLLTAVLAPVLAPYSPLDYSGSPLEKPSFRHWLGTDGTGQDILSQLIYGSRVSLLVGISAAFGSTLLGAGIGLAAGMYGRFADRFLTRFIDIFLTIPHLPFMLLLAAHFKPQLSTTIAVLIFFSWPVEARLIRAQVLMLKRREYLDAARLAGASNSYLIRRYILPDLIPLLLTQVVVRSSWAVLAESGLAFLGLGDPTAKSWGMMLKHALDYQAIYFTSAWQWLVLPPGLCITLLILALTMVGYALEEKYNPSLNEVK; encoded by the coding sequence ATGGGTACTGCTGGCGGCATCCTTCTCGCTTTATTTCTGCTTACTGCCGTGTTAGCCCCCGTGCTTGCGCCCTATTCGCCCCTGGATTACAGCGGTTCCCCCTTGGAGAAACCCAGTTTTCGCCATTGGCTCGGAACCGATGGCACCGGCCAAGACATTCTCAGCCAACTGATCTACGGTAGCCGAGTATCCCTTCTGGTAGGAATAAGCGCGGCGTTCGGCAGCACCTTGCTGGGTGCCGGCATAGGCTTGGCGGCAGGCATGTACGGGCGGTTTGCCGACCGATTCTTAACGCGCTTTATTGATATTTTTCTGACTATCCCTCACCTGCCCTTTATGTTGCTATTGGCTGCCCACTTCAAACCTCAACTGTCAACAACTATTGCCGTCCTCATCTTTTTTTCCTGGCCGGTAGAAGCAAGGCTGATCCGCGCACAAGTATTGATGCTAAAGCGGCGGGAATATCTGGATGCCGCCCGCCTTGCCGGAGCTTCCAACAGTTATTTGATCCGCCGGTACATCTTGCCCGATCTTATACCGCTCTTATTGACACAGGTGGTCGTCCGCTCAAGCTGGGCGGTATTGGCCGAATCGGGTTTAGCTTTTCTCGGCTTGGGTGACCCTACTGCCAAAAGTTGGGGCATGATGCTAAAACATGCGTTGGATTATCAGGCTATTTATTTTACTTCTGCCTGGCAATGGCTGGTATTGCCACCCGGGCTTTGCATTACGCTCCTCATCTTAGCGTTGACTATGGTAGGATATGCCTTGGAGGAAAAGTATAATCCATCCCTCAACGAGGTGAAATGA
- a CDS encoding pyruvate kinase alpha/beta domain-containing protein gives MYWKSAGPVHTANTVALALQKAKEAKINSIVVASCSGKTAEMVAGKVENVVCVTHVNGFEKPGANEMTPEMRARLTEKGVKLLTTTHVLSGAERGISRKFGGIYPVEIIAHTLRMFGQGVKVCVEIAVMALDAGLIPYGEDIIAIGGTGEGADTAVIIRPAHAANIFDTYIAEIICKP, from the coding sequence ATGTATTGGAAATCTGCAGGGCCTGTTCATACGGCCAACACAGTGGCGTTAGCCTTACAAAAAGCTAAAGAAGCCAAAATTAACTCGATTGTGGTTGCCTCTTGCAGCGGAAAAACGGCGGAAATGGTTGCCGGAAAAGTGGAAAATGTGGTGTGTGTAACCCATGTCAACGGCTTTGAAAAACCTGGAGCCAATGAGATGACCCCGGAAATGCGGGCACGGCTCACCGAAAAAGGCGTAAAATTATTAACGACCACACATGTCCTATCTGGCGCGGAGCGCGGCATCAGCCGCAAATTCGGCGGCATTTATCCCGTCGAAATCATCGCCCACACGCTCCGTATGTTCGGCCAGGGCGTCAAAGTATGCGTAGAAATCGCCGTCATGGCATTAGACGCCGGACTTATCCCATACGGCGAAGACATTATTGCCATTGGCGGCACCGGCGAAGGCGCTGACACGGCCGTGATCATACGCCCGGCCCATGCGGCCAATATTTTCGATACCTATATCGCGGAAATTATCTGCAAACCATAA
- a CDS encoding ABC transporter permease, producing the protein MSCVVDKESKRRLAKNKLHFLKRRLLDYLLTIGFILVINFFLPRLLPGDPFAQLSGTGVGSEMAINLDAASEAALRQYYGLDKPLWEQFIIYLDNLLHGNLGYAYYFKAPVGELLAERLPWSLLLMFPGILLASIIGIAGGVFAAWRRGTRWDHGLLALLLTIRTIPPFFLGSILLLLFGVKMQWFPIFGAFSVEAADASVVTRLKDIVWHLILPVTTLTLTELPGKFLLTRSAVLDTLREDYITFGRARGLSVRQLMFGHALPNALLPVITHIGLRLGLAAGGMIYVETVFGYPGMGKFMFEALTARDFQVLQGGFLVISLTVLLLNLLVDVLYAYLDPRVEVQ; encoded by the coding sequence ATGAGTTGTGTAGTGGACAAAGAGTCAAAACGGCGGCTTGCGAAAAACAAACTGCATTTCCTGAAGCGCCGGTTGCTGGATTATCTGCTTACCATAGGTTTCATTCTCGTAATTAATTTTTTTCTGCCTAGACTGCTGCCGGGCGATCCTTTCGCCCAGCTCAGCGGCACGGGAGTCGGTTCTGAAATGGCTATAAATCTTGATGCCGCGAGCGAAGCCGCTCTTCGCCAGTATTACGGCCTTGACAAACCGCTATGGGAGCAGTTCATTATCTACCTTGATAATCTGTTGCATGGCAATCTGGGCTATGCCTATTATTTTAAGGCTCCGGTAGGTGAGCTGCTGGCTGAACGTCTACCGTGGAGCCTGCTGCTTATGTTCCCTGGCATCCTCCTGGCCTCGATCATCGGCATCGCGGGCGGTGTTTTCGCCGCTTGGCGGCGCGGAACACGGTGGGATCATGGGTTACTGGCGCTGCTCTTAACCATACGAACCATTCCGCCTTTTTTTCTCGGCAGTATCCTGCTCCTGCTTTTCGGCGTCAAGATGCAATGGTTCCCTATATTCGGCGCTTTCAGCGTAGAGGCTGCCGATGCCTCCGTGGTAACCCGACTCAAAGATATTGTCTGGCATCTGATTCTTCCGGTAACAACGCTCACCTTGACCGAACTGCCCGGTAAATTTTTGCTGACAAGGAGCGCAGTACTTGATACGCTACGCGAAGATTATATTACTTTCGGGCGTGCCCGCGGCTTGAGCGTTAGGCAGCTCATGTTCGGACATGCGCTGCCTAACGCTCTGCTCCCTGTCATAACCCACATCGGCCTGCGGCTAGGCCTGGCAGCCGGCGGGATGATCTATGTCGAGACGGTTTTCGGTTATCCCGGTATGGGCAAATTCATGTTTGAAGCACTAACAGCCCGCGACTTTCAGGTCCTGCAAGGAGGATTTTTGGTTATCAGCCTAACTGTTTTATTGCTCAACTTGCTCGTCGATGTTTTATATGCTTATCTTGACCCGCGGGTGGAGGTGCAATAG
- a CDS encoding efflux RND transporter periplasmic adaptor subunit, whose translation MTGLSIAPGKTVQAGQQLMALGSGQEIEIVVHLDQNDLYLVDLGTTATAEVSNQTIMGQVSSIYPEVKDDKISSFLAHIKLTNNQDDLLKPGMPVNVRIDTGQSVTVPAVPTASIFQDEQGRNFIYVVANGTAVRQQISIGETIGDFTEITSNVPQEIMVITSNVNEIKNGDAIVVMQ comes from the coding sequence CAGGGAAAACAGTGCAGGCCGGTCAACAACTGATGGCATTGGGAAGTGGTCAAGAAATAGAGATTGTCGTTCATCTTGACCAAAATGATTTGTATCTGGTCGATTTGGGTACTACAGCTACAGCAGAAGTATCGAACCAAACCATAATGGGCCAGGTTTCCAGTATCTATCCTGAAGTTAAGGATGACAAAATTTCTTCCTTCTTGGCTCATATTAAACTCACGAATAATCAGGATGATTTACTAAAACCTGGCATGCCCGTAAATGTTCGTATAGACACCGGCCAATCAGTAACAGTTCCCGCAGTTCCTACAGCATCAATATTCCAAGACGAGCAAGGGCGGAATTTTATATACGTAGTAGCCAATGGTACAGCTGTCCGCCAGCAGATAAGTATCGGCGAAACCATCGGTGATTTCACAGAAATCACTTCTAATGTGCCTCAGGAAATTATGGTCATAACTAGTAACGTTAATGAAATAAAAAATGGTGATGCCATCGTAGTAATGCAATAA
- a CDS encoding ABC transporter ATP-binding protein: MSNPILSVKSIIKSFPRHHQPAHVVLDQISFTISAGEVVGLIGESGSGKTTLARLIAGLELPDSGSIDWLDTSGNIPHKAQMIFQNPYASLYRGMTIREIIQEPLVIQKTIPKKNLQEQAVRAVIEQVKLPGDKSFLDRYPHQLSGGQRQRVAIARALIAKPRLLIADEPTSMLDVAVQNDILNLLVELNQQHHLSILLITHNLAVAAYACSRIMVLHEGRIVEDDITANIVHSPQHQYTKRLVHAARQNCQLLSLHSAQTKPSVN, encoded by the coding sequence TTGTCTAATCCTATACTTTCGGTAAAGAGTATAATAAAAAGTTTTCCGCGGCACCACCAACCGGCGCATGTAGTCTTAGACCAGATTTCTTTCACAATCAGCGCGGGCGAAGTGGTGGGCTTAATCGGCGAGAGCGGCAGCGGCAAAACAACTCTGGCAAGACTTATCGCCGGCCTGGAATTGCCGGACAGCGGTTCAATCGATTGGCTCGACACATCGGGCAACATACCACATAAGGCCCAAATGATTTTTCAAAACCCGTATGCTTCATTATATCGTGGTATGACCATACGCGAAATAATTCAAGAACCATTAGTCATCCAAAAAACCATCCCCAAGAAAAATTTGCAGGAGCAGGCTGTGCGGGCCGTTATCGAACAAGTCAAACTGCCTGGCGACAAGAGTTTTCTCGACCGTTATCCTCACCAGTTGAGCGGCGGCCAGCGGCAGCGGGTAGCCATCGCCCGAGCCCTCATCGCCAAACCGCGTCTGCTCATAGCCGACGAACCCACTTCCATGCTGGATGTAGCGGTACAAAATGATATTTTAAATCTGCTAGTAGAGCTGAATCAACAGCACCATCTATCCATCCTTCTCATCACCCATAATCTGGCTGTTGCCGCTTATGCGTGCAGCCGCATTATGGTTTTGCATGAAGGAAGGATCGTGGAAGACGATATTACTGCCAATATCGTCCATTCCCCTCAGCATCAGTATACAAAGCGCTTAGTGCATGCTGCCCGTCAAAACTGCCAACTTTTATCCCTTCACTCTGCTCAAACAAAACCGTCCGTAAACTAA
- a CDS encoding ABC transporter ATP-binding protein, giving the protein MMPLLRVENLTVCYRNKNEATLALHDFSCQVNAGEAVGIIGQSGAGKTTLALALLNLLGDRAVIESGSVFFRGRNLFKLSPHDWQSIRGKEIALIPQASQNAWNPVLTIGHQMAEHIENQLGIARSEAVRRAAAALHEVGLTETVLSSYPHQLSGGMRQRVAIATACVTEPACIIADECTNSLDAAHQNDVLQLLDNLSQTRKMAIIIISHDLTVIARLCRRIYVLYQGKLVETGPTEAILRFPTHPYTQKIIADTQYLCASLLAV; this is encoded by the coding sequence ATGATGCCTCTTCTGCGCGTTGAAAATCTTACGGTATGTTATCGCAACAAAAATGAAGCCACTTTGGCTTTACACGACTTCTCCTGTCAGGTTAATGCCGGGGAAGCTGTAGGCATTATCGGTCAGTCCGGCGCCGGCAAGACTACGCTGGCGCTGGCCCTTCTCAATCTGTTGGGCGACCGCGCTGTTATAGAGTCAGGATCTGTCTTTTTCCGCGGACGAAATCTTTTCAAACTGTCCCCGCATGACTGGCAAAGCATCCGGGGCAAGGAAATCGCGCTCATTCCTCAGGCTTCGCAAAACGCCTGGAATCCAGTGCTGACCATCGGCCACCAGATGGCCGAACACATCGAAAACCAACTGGGTATTGCCCGCAGCGAGGCCGTCCGCAGGGCCGCAGCGGCTTTACACGAAGTAGGGCTAACGGAAACAGTCCTGTCTTCCTACCCCCATCAGTTGAGCGGTGGCATGCGCCAAAGAGTAGCTATCGCTACAGCTTGTGTCACTGAACCGGCCTGCATCATCGCCGACGAATGCACCAATTCTCTCGATGCTGCCCATCAAAACGATGTACTTCAACTGTTAGATAACTTAAGCCAAACGCGCAAAATGGCGATAATCATTATTTCCCATGACTTGACTGTCATTGCCAGATTGTGCCGCAGAATCTATGTTCTTTACCAAGGAAAACTGGTTGAAACCGGACCAACAGAAGCTATTTTGCGGTTCCCCACCCATCCCTACACCCAAAAAATCATTGCCGATACCCAATACCTTTGCGCCAGCCTTTTGGCTGTTTAG
- a CDS encoding TonB-dependent receptor has translation MYPKFVSGKLLTAAVALMFLVCLPFSIVRANEAENSPEFSLETIYVTGKSIQGENEPQKKLSINVKDKIDAGQINSVTDLLRDVAGFTVQFSPQSGTQVTMRGVSGERFLVAINGNILENQGGLMRGRGLEWDMIPITNVQKIEIMRGASSAIYGGTWGGLVNIVTIQEPGETKTETKFSYGSYDTRKFAITTQGSTNDGKFFWTINGNKDTSDGFYRNNWNDIRDLNLNISYKLQDSDKLTFAWTTIERKEGSIVGNNPTSTNGYDPNYPTVPDAPTFGLPGIAPKPWIDGSYRYWKGNNYSLNYTTDTTKLSLYQNDQFRQEWVRTILIPTLTKSWESDLVNRGVNWQQTLSQKDHKITYGLQYQTINYDLISSQSALNTDQTGVFLQDDWKWKKDVIVGVGLRYDQHKLDMQVFNSSLAQKPRKDTDSRLSPKVSITRQLNDNEAIFASASSVFRPPTASDYYRWSGNYFDWSVGSNPRLASAALGFASQAEWQKAVGVLGPEHGMSYELGWKKADGKLGWRVTGFYNDIDNYITTFMPSYIKGYPPTYNIGNAKIKGFETSADYTFDKRLTSVLAFTHQTGSKSGDPLDPSSTLNNIPRNTVNFGLRYQVNKEFRTALDTRYTGRRSVSGATLGGYVTTDVSFLLNHKDAAYTFAICNIFNKQYQEYVGYPMPGTTYHFSWQTKF, from the coding sequence ATGTATCCAAAGTTTGTATCAGGGAAACTGTTAACCGCGGCTGTTGCTCTAATGTTCTTAGTCTGTTTGCCGTTTAGCATTGTCAGAGCCAATGAAGCGGAAAACTCGCCAGAATTCAGTCTCGAAACCATCTATGTCACTGGTAAGAGCATTCAGGGAGAAAATGAACCGCAGAAAAAACTATCAATCAACGTGAAAGATAAAATTGACGCCGGTCAAATAAACAGTGTCACCGACCTTCTGCGTGATGTTGCCGGCTTTACGGTGCAATTTAGTCCTCAGTCCGGAACGCAGGTCACAATGCGCGGCGTCAGCGGCGAACGTTTTTTAGTGGCCATTAACGGAAACATCTTAGAAAATCAAGGCGGATTGATGCGCGGCAGAGGTCTGGAATGGGACATGATTCCCATCACGAATGTGCAAAAGATCGAGATCATGCGCGGGGCGAGTTCCGCAATCTACGGAGGTACGTGGGGCGGCCTTGTCAATATCGTAACAATTCAGGAACCGGGAGAAACCAAAACGGAGACCAAGTTTAGCTACGGCAGCTATGACACCAGAAAATTTGCAATCACAACGCAGGGTTCGACTAACGATGGTAAATTCTTCTGGACGATTAACGGCAATAAAGATACATCCGATGGATTTTACAGGAATAACTGGAACGATATCAGGGACCTGAACCTAAACATTTCTTACAAGTTGCAGGATAGCGATAAGCTTACCTTTGCCTGGACAACCATCGAACGCAAGGAAGGCTCTATCGTTGGCAACAATCCTACATCCACCAATGGCTATGATCCAAACTATCCTACCGTTCCCGACGCGCCGACGTTTGGGTTGCCTGGCATAGCCCCTAAACCATGGATTGATGGCAGTTATCGGTACTGGAAAGGCAACAACTATTCGTTAAATTATACGACCGACACTACCAAATTGAGTCTTTACCAAAATGATCAGTTTCGGCAGGAGTGGGTTCGGACAATCCTTATACCGACGTTGACCAAAAGCTGGGAATCGGATCTGGTCAACCGCGGCGTTAACTGGCAGCAGACCCTAAGCCAAAAGGACCACAAAATTACATATGGTTTGCAATATCAAACAATAAATTACGATCTGATCTCATCACAGTCGGCTTTAAACACAGATCAAACCGGAGTCTTCCTGCAAGATGACTGGAAATGGAAAAAGGACGTGATCGTCGGGGTTGGATTGCGCTACGACCAACACAAACTTGATATGCAGGTGTTTAATTCGTCATTGGCGCAAAAACCGCGCAAAGATACGGATTCCAGGCTCAGCCCGAAGGTGAGCATAACGCGGCAATTGAATGATAACGAAGCGATTTTCGCCAGCGCAAGTTCGGTTTTCCGTCCGCCAACGGCATCTGATTACTACCGGTGGAGCGGCAACTATTTCGATTGGTCTGTAGGCAGTAATCCGAGGCTAGCGTCTGCAGCCTTAGGTTTTGCCAGTCAGGCTGAGTGGCAAAAAGCGGTTGGCGTTTTAGGTCCGGAACATGGCATGTCTTATGAACTCGGCTGGAAGAAGGCTGATGGTAAACTCGGCTGGCGCGTCACGGGTTTCTACAACGATATCGATAACTATATCACTACATTTATGCCTTCGTATATCAAAGGATATCCCCCCACCTACAATATAGGGAATGCAAAGATAAAAGGCTTTGAAACCTCGGCGGATTACACATTCGATAAGCGATTGACCTCGGTGCTGGCGTTTACCCACCAAACCGGCAGCAAGAGTGGCGATCCGCTTGATCCTAGTTCAACGCTCAATAATATCCCGCGCAACACCGTCAATTTTGGGCTGCGCTATCAGGTCAATAAAGAATTCCGCACCGCTTTGGATACCAGATATACCGGAAGGAGGTCGGTTAGCGGCGCAACCCTTGGTGGCTATGTGACCACCGATGTCTCTTTCTTACTTAACCACAAAGACGCGGCATACACTTTCGCTATCTGCAACATCTTTAATAAACAGTATCAAGAATACGTTGGCTACCCCATGCCAGGGACGACCTATCATTTTTCGTGGCAGACCAAGTTCTAG
- a CDS encoding ABC transporter substrate-binding protein → MRRRKLFLALAAILVTGISLLLYHVSSSPGLVATEKQPVTLKIAAEDYGYPSPYTFYPRGPGYIRMSLLFDTLVWKDQKGVIPWLSERYEVSKDGREWVFYLHPGVKWHDGQPLTAEDVKFTFEYIRSHPHPWYSREINIIESIEAINAQQVRLTLKTPYAPFLTNIAATIPIIPKHIWQTVSDPMKFTDPTAVIGSGPFKLVKYDKAASLYIYEANPQYFKGRVKIGRLVFTWPGQPLLAFQNGEVDAFNPDADQVAVLKGGKNVKIIEGSGFWIFRLMFNLAQHPFDQLEFRQAVAYALNLPEIVSRATHGGATPGNPGYLSPELGEWYNPRVATYPYDPEKARNLLTGLGYTQIGPDGIRRAPDGKRLSFELLTFQQGQDGEIVKNMLAAVGIDVRIKAMEKGAHDQLIDSGQYQMALNGHGGIGGDPVFLNQLIKPLTAVKDNPTLYNNPEYIRLARQQTAMIDKNERRQAVFKMQEILANDLPTIPLYYRKMYFAYRPDKLDGWFYTPGGIAIGIPTEFNKLVFIEPR, encoded by the coding sequence TTGAGGCGCCGCAAGTTGTTCTTGGCTTTAGCGGCGATTTTAGTCACAGGCATTAGCCTGCTGTTATACCATGTGTCTAGTTCACCCGGACTGGTAGCAACCGAGAAGCAACCAGTAACGCTAAAAATCGCCGCAGAGGATTACGGCTATCCGTCGCCTTATACTTTCTACCCGCGCGGGCCCGGGTATATCCGGATGTCACTCTTGTTCGATACGTTGGTGTGGAAGGATCAAAAGGGGGTCATCCCTTGGCTAAGCGAACGATACGAAGTATCGAAAGACGGGCGGGAATGGGTTTTTTATCTTCATCCCGGTGTGAAATGGCATGACGGCCAGCCGCTTACCGCCGAAGATGTTAAATTTACTTTTGAATATATTCGCAGTCACCCTCATCCCTGGTATAGCAGAGAAATAAACATCATCGAAAGCATCGAAGCAATTAATGCCCAACAAGTCAGACTTACTCTCAAAACGCCTTACGCTCCATTTTTGACTAACATTGCCGCCACCATCCCAATCATACCGAAGCATATTTGGCAAACCGTCAGCGACCCGATGAAGTTCACCGATCCGACCGCCGTTATTGGCAGCGGTCCATTCAAACTGGTCAAATACGATAAGGCAGCTTCTCTGTACATATACGAAGCCAATCCTCAATATTTTAAAGGCAGAGTAAAAATCGGGCGACTTGTCTTTACTTGGCCGGGCCAGCCCTTGCTTGCCTTTCAAAACGGCGAGGTAGATGCGTTCAACCCTGATGCCGACCAAGTGGCAGTGCTGAAAGGCGGAAAAAACGTCAAAATCATTGAAGGCAGTGGGTTTTGGATTTTCCGTCTTATGTTCAACCTTGCCCAACACCCTTTTGACCAACTTGAATTTCGCCAAGCTGTAGCCTATGCTTTGAATCTGCCTGAAATTGTGTCGCGGGCCACTCATGGCGGGGCGACTCCCGGCAATCCCGGTTATCTTTCGCCTGAGCTAGGCGAATGGTATAATCCCCGGGTCGCAACTTATCCCTACGACCCTGAAAAAGCCAGAAACTTGCTGACCGGTCTGGGCTACACACAGATAGGCCCGGACGGAATACGCAGGGCACCTGACGGAAAGCGCCTTAGTTTTGAACTCTTAACTTTCCAGCAGGGACAGGATGGGGAGATTGTGAAAAACATGCTGGCCGCTGTCGGAATAGATGTCCGAATCAAAGCGATGGAAAAAGGCGCGCATGATCAGCTGATCGACAGCGGACAATACCAAATGGCGCTCAATGGCCACGGCGGAATCGGCGGCGACCCTGTTTTTCTAAACCAGTTAATTAAACCCCTGACGGCTGTAAAAGACAATCCGACCCTTTATAACAATCCCGAATATATCCGGCTGGCCCGGCAACAAACCGCCATGATTGATAAAAACGAACGCCGGCAAGCCGTGTTTAAGATGCAGGAAATACTGGCCAACGATCTACCCACCATACCGCTGTATTATCGCAAAATGTACTTTGCTTACCGCCCCGACAAGCTGGACGGTTGGTTTTACACACCTGGCGGCATCGCCATCGGCATCCCGACCGAGTTTAATAAACTAGTCTTTATCGAGCCACGGTAG